The Musa acuminata AAA Group cultivar baxijiao chromosome BXJ1-3, Cavendish_Baxijiao_AAA, whole genome shotgun sequence genome window below encodes:
- the LOC135623101 gene encoding BAHD acyltransferase DCR-like, translating to MTVENGHAETKAAAVKVTNEAMVLPRKAPGKPTCPLITFDLPYMTFYYNQKLLLYKCDEEFGDAAERLKHGLAAALEFFYPLAGRLKQDEEKVVYVECEGEGLVGAEVIEAAAEGVSAVELAEGENPALLQELVPYTGVMNLEGLHRPLLAVQFTKLKDGLAIGAAFNHAILDGHSTWHFMSSWADLTRGSPAISLLPTHDRIVARSVRVPLSLPASALDHELADPNGPAKPLVARVFSFSESTVDLIKSCANAGLPPGSKPLSTFQSLGAHMWRAVCRARALKPEDITVFVIFADCRSRVDPPMPDAFFGNLIQAIFTGTAAGLLLASPPEFGAGMLQQVIGAHNADAIEKRLEEYEAAPKLFYYSDAGMNCVAVGSSPRFKVYDVDFGFGKPERVRSGSNNKFDGMVYLYPGREGGKSIDVELTLQAEAMERLEKDEEFFVAKA from the coding sequence ATGACCGTCGAGAATGGGCACGCGGAGACGAAGGCGGCCGCCGTGAAGGTCACCAACGAGGCCATGGTCCTCCCTAGGAAAGCGCCGGGGAAGCCGACGTGCCCCTTGATCACCTTCGACCTTCCCTACATGACCTTCTACTACAACCAGAAGCTGTTGCTGTACAAGTGCGACGAGGAGTTCGGGGACGCAGCTGAGAGGCTGAAGCATGGCTTGGCGGCGGCTCTGGAGTTCTTTTACCCCTTGGCGGGGAGGTTGAAGCAGGACGAGGAGAAGGTGGTGTACGTGGAGTGTGAGGGCGAGGGGCTGGTCGGCGCCGAGGTCATCGAAGCCGCGGCGGAGGGGGTGTCGGCGGTGGAGCTGGCGGAAGGGGAGAATCCGGCGCTGCTGCAGGAGCTGGTGCCGTACACCGGCGTCATGAACCTCGAGGGACTCCACCGCCCGCTCCTGGCCGTGCAGTTCACCAAGTTGAAGGACGGCCTCGCCATCGGCGCCGCGTTCAACCACGCCATCCTTGACGGCCACTCCACCTGGCACTTCATGTCCTCGTGGGCCGACCTCACCCGCGGCTCCCCCGCCATCTCCCTCCTCCCCACCCACGACCGCATCGTCGCCCGCTCCGTCCGCGTGCCCCTCTCCCTTCCGGCCTCCGCCCTCGACCACGAGCTCGCCGACCCCAACGGCCCCGCCAAGCCCCTCGTCGCCCGCGTCTTCTCCTTCTCGGAGTCCACCGTCGACCTCATCAAGTCCTGCGCCAACGCCGGCCTTCCTCCGGGCTCTAAGCCCCTCTCCACTTTCCAGTCCCTCGGCGCCCACATGTGGCGCGCGGTGTGCCGCGCGCGCGCGCTCAAGCCCGAGGACATCACCGTCTTCGTCATCTTCGCCGACTGCCGCTCCCGCGTCGACCCTCCCATGCCCGATGCCTTCTTCGGCAACCTCATCCAGGCCATATTCACCGGCACCGCCGCGGGGCTGCTGCTGGCGAGCCCACCCGAGTTCGGAGCTGGGATGCTTCAGCAGGTGATCGGGGCCCACAACGCGGACGCGATCGAGAAGCGGCTGGAGGAGTACGAGGCGGCGCCGAAGCTGTTTTACTACAGCGACGCCGGGATGAACTGCGTAGCCGTGGGTAGCTCACCGAGGTTCAAGGTGTACGACGTCGACTTCGGGTTCGGGAAGCCGGAGCGGGTGAGGAGCGGCTCCAACAACAAGTTCGACGGAATGGTGTACTTGTACCCGGGAAGAGAGGGAGGGAAGAGCATCGATGTGGAGCTGACGCTGCAAGCGGAGGCAATGGAGAGGCTGGAGAAGGATGAAGAATTCTTCGTGGCGAAGGCTTGA
- the LOC103973392 gene encoding silicon efflux transporter LSI2: MVLAPTSTVVLGSVAFGIFWVLAVFPAVPFLPIGRTAGSLLSAMLMVIFGVISPDEAYAAIDLPILGLLFGTMVVSAYLEGAGLFVHLGTMLAWKSKGRKDLLCRICLVSAISSALFTNDTCCVVLTGFVLKIARQNNLPPQPFLLALASSSNIGSAATPIGNPQNLVIAAQSKISFGKFLLGLLPAMLVGVLVNAGILLAYYWKQLSVAKDVEANVDAEDVIAGEEVTSHRFSPATMSHVTSFNSEEWNAVDPNLRSPSMNGGIGHTETLRNRTGSTVDEVRAESTAVSNASSSLEVEAGDRLGVPPAEEEDGPAVKNSVKGKARWKMQIWKACVYLVTVGMLVALLMGLNMSWSALTAALALIILDFKDAQPCLEKVSYSLLIFFCGMFITVEGFNKTGIPSALWDLMEPHSRIDRASGVAVLSVVILLLSNVASNVPTVLLLGARVAASAARISAAQETKAWLILAWVSTVAGNLSLLGSAANLIVCEQAQRVQSVGFSLSFVAHLRFGFLATLVVTAVGLLLIRNY; encoded by the exons ATGGTGCTGGCACCGACCTCGACGGTCGTGCTTGGCTCGGTCGCCTTTGGCATCTTCTGGGTGTTGGCCGTCTTCCCTGCGGTTCCCTTCCTACCCATCGGGAGGACCGCTGGCTCGCTCCTCTCTGCAATGCTCATGGTCATCTTCGGAGTCATATCCCCGGACGAAGCCTACGCCGCCATCGACCTGCCCATCCTCGGCCTCCTCTTCGGCACCATGGTCGTCAGTGCCTACCTGGAAGGAGCCGGCTTGTTCGTGCACCTGGGCACGATGCTGGCATGGAAGAGCAAAGGCCGGAAGGACTTGCTGTGCCGCATCTGCCTCGTCTCGGCCATCTCCAGCGCGCTCTTCACCAACGACACCTGCTGCGTCGTTCTCACCGGGTTCGTGCTCAAGATCGCCCGGCAGAACAACCTGCCGCCGCAGCCCTTCCTCCTCGCGCTCGCTTCGAGCTCAAACATCGGCTCGGCCGCCACCCCGATCGGCAACCCTCAGAACCTGGTCATAGCTGCCCAGAGCAAGATCTCCTTCGGGAAATTCTTACTGGGACTCCTTCCGGCCATGCTCGTCGGCGTTCTTGTCAACGCCGGCATTCTTCTAGCCTATTACTGGAAGCAGTTGTCCGTCGCTAAGGACGTGGAGGCAAATGTGGATGCCGAGGACGTGATCGCGGGGGAGGAGGTCACCTCTCACCGCTTCTCGCCTGCGACGATGTCGCACGTCACttcctttaattccgaagaatggaaCGCGGTCGATCCTAACCTCCGAAGCCCGTCGATGAACGGCGGCATCGGCCACACGGAGACCTTGAGGAACAGAACAGGTTCAACTGTAGACGAGGTGCGAGCTGAGTCGACGGCGGTATCGAACGCTTCTTCTTCTTTAGAAGTGGAGGCAGGTGACCGTCTCGGAGTTCctccggcggaggaggaggacggtCCAGCAGTAAAGAACTCGGTAAAGGGGAAGGCGAGGTGGAAGATGCAGATATGGAAAGCATGCGTCTATCTCGTCACTGTTGGGATGCTCGTTGCTCTTCTCATGGGACTAAACATGTCATGGTCTGCACTCACTGCGGCTCTTGCTCTTATCATCCTCGACTTCAAGGATGCCCAACCTTGTCTCGAAAAG GTTTCCTATTCACTGTTGATATTCTTCTGTGGGATGTTCATCACCGTGGAGGGCTTCAACAAAACTGGAATACCGAGTGCCTTGTGGGATCTCATGGAACCTCATTCTCGGATCGATAGAGCCAGTGGTGTTGCAGTGCTTTCTGTTGTTATTCTTCTTCTCTCCAACGTTGCCTCCAACGTTCCAACTG TTCTTCTGCTTGGAGCTCGGGTGGCAGCTTCGGCGGCGAGGATTTCTGCAGCACAAGAAACGAAGGCATGGCTGATACTGGCGTGGGTGAGCACGGTGGCCGGAAACCTGTCGCTCTTGGGATCTGCTGCCAACTTGATAGTCTGCGAGCAGGCGCAGCGAGTTCAGTCTGTTGGCTTCAGTCTCTCCTTCGTTGCTCACTTACGCTTTGGGTTTTTGGCGACACTCGTCGTCACAGCTGTTGGCTTGCTGCTCATTAGAAATTATTGA
- the LOC135623123 gene encoding protein BTR1-like yields the protein MESPELHGDSFPDNAPRRSENLRSPNLDEIEKQTHIRFLISNSAAGCIIGKGGSTISEFQSQSGARIQLSRNHEVFPGTSDRIVLISGTFHDVMKAMDLILEKLLNEVEESNDVEGRPKVRLIIPNSSCGAIIGKGGSTIKSFIEDSRAGIKISPQDTNAGLNDRLVTLTGSFEEQMRAIYLILAKLIEDAHYPQTLNSAFTYSGANYPGVPVGYMIPSVAYGPVSYGPNGVGGKYPINKGVASPVIPSRSPGGPHEGQSNSVTIGIADEHIGAVVGRGGRNITEISQVSGARIKISDRGDFVSGTSDRKVTITGSPEAIRAAEAMIMQKVSSNSER from the exons ATGGAGTCCCCCGAGCTGCACGGTGATTCCTTTCCAGACAACGCCCCCCGCCGATCCGAGAACCTCAGATCCCCAAATCTAG ATGAAATCGAGAAACAGACACACATAAGGTTTCTTATATCAAACTCGGCTGCTGGTTGTATCATTGGGAAGGGTGGATCAACAATTTCTGAATTCCAGTCACAATCTGGAGCGCGTATTCAGCTATCACGTAATCATGAAGTCTTTCCAGGAACATCGGATAGAATAGTATTGATTTCTGGGACTTTTCATGATGTTATGAAGGCAATGGATCTGATCCTGGAAAAGTTGTTAAATGAG GTGGAAGAAAGTAATGATGTCGAAGGTAGACCAAAAGTCAGGCTTATTATTCCTAATAGCTCATGCGGTGCCATAATTGGAAAAGGAGGATCAACTATAAA GTCTTTTATAGAAGACTCACGGGCTGGAATTAAAATATCACCTCAGGATACTAATGCTGGCCTAAATGATAGGCTGGTTACCTTGACAGGATCTTTTGAAGAACAAATGCGTGCTATCTATCTTATATTGGCAAAATTAATAGAAGATGCTCATTATCCACAAACATTAAACTCAGCTTTTACATATTCAG GTGCTAATTATCCTGGTGTTCCTGTTGGCTATATGATTCCTTCTGTAGCATATGGCCCTGTGAGTTATGGACCCAATGGAGTTGGAGGAAAATATCCAATTAACAAG GGTGTGGCATCACCTGTTATTCCATCACGGTCACCTGGTGGGCCTCATGAAGGCCAGAGTAATTCAGTGACAATTGGCATTGCAGATGAGCATATTGGGGCGGTCGTTGGTCGTGGGGGAAGGAACATAACAGAGATAAGTCAG GTTAGTGGAGCTAGGATCAAGATATCGGATAGAGGTGATTTCGTTTCGGGCACATCAGATAG GAAAGTAACAATAACTGGATCACCAGAAGCAATTCGTGCTGCTGAGGCAATGATTATGCAAAAAGTTTCATCTAATTCTGAGAGATGA
- the LOC135623114 gene encoding NAC domain-containing protein 78-like: MIGASSSAALAPGFRFHPTDEELVGYYLQRKICGRPLRVDAIAEVDLYKCEPWDLPGRSRIQSRDLEWYFFSALDRKYSNRSRTNRATGHGFWKMTGKDRPVRHRARVVGMKKTLVFHAGRAPHGSRTNWVMHEYRLEDEELAHSGVLQDAYVVCRIFQKSGSGPQNGAQYGALFVEEEWEEEADGLVVVRDGSDHVREQEHFQFTDILQNQELANQHEDAPTIVEAPDGQDGGDHTDDPTMLLERLADPTSIESMVDCVNEPKLQINPTHVNGLGEQGSMENCGHTSCHNNGYVELNDILNASNVGCHCTFEDSTGDLLGTFCEQNTVEGVENSSLQGMTNTETFSNPENHYSNHPELLHLSPVLDHFYLQFSDPGQRAEDYTMFYDACSNDLPITPDDCVLPNELLHLPTADPSGFKFDDLIGFSDTTDYLYDDTTDFSEKVECINSPILGPSNFAEEVNHVYNATTNNGGASSSDVPVAKNQFENFTAAPDVQKNEGRGKTITELLVTMLGSISAPPAFAVEFSEGPGKHLGQICATESTSSIHIMARMIHMRSLTVTGSSDNCSLQKIRNMGLFLPCNKADCVVGKPTGCGRKASVSMFFRNVLNLFLLSGFVLAVSYKVGMCICFR; the protein is encoded by the exons ATGATCGGTGCATCGTCTTCCGCCGCCCTCGCGCCGGGCTTCCGCTTCCACCCCACCGATGAGGAGCTCGTCGGATACTACCTCCAGCGCAAGATCTGCGGCCGGCCCCTCCGCGTCGATGCCATCGCCGAGGTCGACCTCTACAAGTGCGAGCCGTGGGACCTCCCGGGCCGCTCTCGGATTCAGAGCCGCGACCTCGAATGGTACTTCTTTAGCGCCCTGGATCGCAAGTACTCCAACCGGTCGCGGACCAACCGCGCCACGGGCCACGGCTTCTGGAAGATGACCGGGAAGGACCGGCCCGTCCGCCACCGCGCTCGTGTCGTCGGCATGAAGAAGACCCTCGTCTTCCACGCCGGCCGTGCGCCACATGGTTCCAGGACGAACTGGGTGATGCACGAGTACCGGCTCGAAGATGAGGAACTTGCGCACTCCGGGGTTCTTCAG GATGCTTATGTTGTGTGCAGGATCTTCCAGAAGAGTGGTTCAGGGCCGCAAAATGGTGCTCAGTACGGGGCACTTTTCGTTGAGGAAGAGTGGGAGGAGGAAGCTGATGGTTTGGTTGTTGTGCGTGATGGCAGTGATCACGTTAGGGAGCAGGAACATTTTCAGTTCACTGATATCCTACAG AACCAAGAACTGGCCAATCAACATGAGGATGCTCCCACTATTGTGGAGGCTCCTGATGGGCAGGATGGTGGTGACCATACAGACGATCCCACCATGTTGCTGGAGAGGCTGGCAGACCCAACTTCTATTGAAAGCATGGTTGATTGTGTAAATGAACCCAAGCTGCAAATTAATCCAACTCATGTTAATGGTTTGGGTGAACAAGGTTCCATGGAGAATTGTGGTCATACTTCATGTCATAATAATGGATATGTGGAGCTGAATGATATCTTGAATGCTTCAAATGTGGGATGTCATTGTACATTTGAAGACTCCACTGGTGATCTTTTAGGCACTTTCTGTGAGCAAAATACTGTGGAAGGGGTTGAGAATAGCAGTTTACAAGGAATGACCAACACCGAGACATTTTCTAATCCTGAAAACCATTACTCAAATCATCCAGAGTTGTTACATTTGTCTCCTGTACTGGATCACTTCTATCTGCAGTTCAGTGATCCTGGCCAACGGGCTGAAGACTACACAATGTTTTATGATGCATGTAGCAATGACTTACCAATCACTCCGGATGATTGTGTACTACCTAATGAACTTTTGCACTTACCGACAGCTGATCCTTCTGGTTTCAAGTTCGATGATTTGATCGGTTTCTCTGACACCACAGATTATTTATATGATGATACTACAGATTTTTCAGAGAAGGTGGAGTGTATTAATTCACCTATTTTGGGCCCATCCAACTTTGCTGAAGAG GTTAATCATGTTTATAATGCAACAACTAATAATGGTGGTGCATCATCCTCGGATGTACCTGTGGCAAAAAATCAGTTTGAGAACTTCACCGCTGCACCAG ATGTCCAAAAGAATGAGGGTAGGGGTAAAACTATCACGGAACTACTTGTCACCATGCTGGGTTCAATTTCAGCACCCCCTGCATTCGCTGTGGAATTTTCTGAGGGCCCAGGAAAACATCTTGGACAAATTTGTGCCACAGAATCAACCAGCTCGATCCACATCATGGCCAGGATGATCCACATGCGCAGCTTGACTGTAACAGGCAGTTCAGACAACTGTTCACTGCAAAAGATCAGAAACATGGGCTTATTCCTTCCCTGCAATAAGGCTGATTGTGTAGTTGGGAAACCTACAGGATGTGGGCGAAAAGCATCAGTGTCTATGTTTTTCAGAAACGTTTTAAATCTTTTCCTTCTATCAGGATTCGTCCTAGCTGTGAGTTATAAAGTCGGGATGTGCATTTGCTTCAGGTAA